CTGTTGCCGCTGGCGTTCCTCGTCGCGCTGGCGGTCCCGCTGCTGCTCCGGGTACGCCGCCGCGGACAACTGCCGCTCCTGGCGGGCGCTGACCCTGCGACCCGCAGGGCGGTGAACCGTGCGATCCGCGATGGCTTCGCACCGGATCCGCGCATCGACGACCTGGTTGTCGACCTGCGGGAACAGTTCACACCGCGCCAACTCGGCCTGATCGCGACGATCCAGATCGCCGGCGCGCTGGCCCTCGGCACGGCGGCGGTTCTCGCCCGCGAGCCGGTCACCTGGATCCTGCTCGGCGTTGCCGCCGTGTCGATGGTCGCCGCCGCGGTGTTCCAGATCCGGCGGCGGCGACAGCTCATCGCTTACCGGCCCGGTGGGGCGCCGACGGCCGAACCGCCGGCCGCTGCGAAGGGCGATTGACAGCGGCCGGCGGGGTTTCGGGCGTCAGCTGGCGTACACCTCTAGCTCGGAAAGCTGGCCCGCGGGCCAGCCGGTGTTGCCGGTGACGTTGACCCGCACGTAGCGGGTCGACGTCGCGGTGAAGCTGACGGTCACCGCATTGCCGGTCGCCGGATTGAACACCCGGCCGGCGGACGCGGAAAGCGTGCTCCACGACGATCCATTGGTGCTGCCCTGGATCGACAGCGTCTGGGTCCGGGTCTGCCAGGCGGCCGGCGGCGGCAGCTTGAGCACGACCCGGCCGACCGACGTCGCGGCGCCGAGGTCGACCTGAACCCATTGCGGAAACGCGTTGTTGGGGCTTTCCCAGTAGCTGTTGGCGTCGCCGTCGACGACGTTGCCGGAGCCGTAACTCTGGGTGTGTCCGCTCTCGGCGGTCGGCTTGCCAAGCGCGAGGTTGGTGTTGGCCGGCGGCGCGTTGGTCGTCGTCGTGACCACATTGGAGGAGCTGGAGACGTTGCCGGCGGTGTCCCGGGCGACGACCGAGAAGCTGTAGCTGGTGTTGGGGGTCAGAGCGTTGACGGTGTAAGACGTGCCGGTCGGCGAGCCCACCACGGTGTTGCCCTGGCGCACGTCGTAGCCGACCACGCCGGTGTCGTCGGTCGAGGCGGTCCACGAGAGCGAGACGCTGGTGGTGGTCTTGCCGGTGACTGTCAGGTTGCCCGGTGCGGTGGGCGGTCCGCCGGGGTCGACGATCCCGCCATACACCTCGAGCTGCGAGATCTGGGCGGCCGGCCAGGCGGTGTTGCCGTTGATCGTCAAGCGCACGTAGCGGGCCAGCGACGCGAGCACGGGCAGCGTCACGCTGTTGCCGGACGCGGGGTTGAAGGTCACCCCGGCGCTCGGCGCGAGCGTCCCCCACTGCGATCCGTTGGTGCTGCCTTGGATCAGGATTGTCTGGGTACGCGTCTCCCAGCCCGGCGGCAGCTTCAGCACGACGCGGTTGACCTGCACGGCAGTGCCGAGGTCGACCTGGAGCCATTGTGGGAAGGCGCTGTTGGCGCTCTCCCAGTAGCTGCCGACGTTGGCGTCGACCGCGTTGCCGGCGACGAAACCGCCGTTCTGGGAGCTCGCCGAGGTCGGCTTGTTGAGGGCGAGGTTGCCGGTCGGCGGGTCGGGCGGGGTGCCGGTGGTGGGCTGGGTCGGCCGGGTGGCGGTGAGGGCGAGTTGGCCCTTGAGCATCCGGCCACCGTCGGCGGTGATCCGCAAGTAGTAGTCGGACGAGCAGAAGGTGCCGTCTTCGTCGAGGGAGCGGATGTTGGCGCCGGCGGGGGTCGTCGCCTGCGTCTCGCTGGTCTTGGCGATCTGGTTGCCCTCGTTGAACTCGTCAAACATCGAGACGTAGAGGCCGGCGGCGCCGACCCGGATCATGTTGTAGATGTGTCGCCAGTAGAAGTCGCCGTGCCGGCGATGCCCCGACGACAGGTCGCCCGGCATCACGCACGGCTGGTAGTCGATGCCGTTGGCATTGCAGTCGGCCTGGTCGGGGATGTTGACGTTGGTGTAGAAGGAGTCGAGGCCGGCCAGGTCACCGGTGCGGCCGACCATCCACGGCGAGATCATGTTGAACGCGTGGTAGACCTCGGAGAAGCCGGCGCGCGAGTCGTTGATCCCCTGTCGCCAGTAGGTGGGCACGCCGCCGATGACATAACAACCCTGCGCCTTGAACCAGTTGATGACGTCGAGGCAGGGTGCGGGCGCGAACGGGCGGCCGGAGTCGTTGAAGCCAAAGCCCCAGATGCAGACGACCGGCTTGCCGTTCTGCCGTGCGTAGGCGGACGACGCGGTGTGCGCGGACATCTTGGTCGTCCAGTCGGTCTTGATCTCCGACTGCATGTTCGTCCAGCTCGTGACGTCATACATGATGTAGAACTTGCGGCTGTAGCGCTCGGCGGCCGCGCGGACCTTCTGTGCCATCGCGTCGCGGGTCGGGCCCTCGTCGCTGACCGGGTTGAACCGCTGGAGGGCGGCGGTGTCGACGTTGTATTGCTGCATCCACTTGAAGTGGGTGTCGACGGTCTGGTCGTCGTAGGACGAGAAGAGTTGCGCCGGCTGGCCGTTGCCGAGGTTGGGGTAGGCGGTCGTGTAGGCGCGGGTGAATTCCCGCATGTCGGGCCAGGACACGATCGTCGTGTTGCTCGGCGACGGCGGCTGGAACCGGTCCCGGCTCCAGTGCCACCAGCCGCCGATCGGGGCGCCGTCACCGGGGCAGGCGAACCAGCCCTGGTAGCCGACGGAGATCTTGCCGACCACGTCGCCGGGCGGGCTGGCCGCGCTGGCGGGACTGGCCAGGACGGCGGCCAGTTCGGTGGTGGAGATGGCGGCGAGCGCAGAGCCGGCCGCCACTGAGGTCACGAATCTTCGGCGCGATACCGCCATGTCAACCGCTCCTTGGGCGTAGGGACGGATCGACGGTCATCGTGCCAGGACGCGACACGATCCCGCAATAGTTGGACTCATCTCTGCAATCTCACGACAACCCAGAATTTTCGCTCCTCTGTTAATTTCTTGCGCCCCCCTGTTTGATTTTCTACGATCTTCACCATGCCCGATGTCCTCGTGGAGGCGGCCGGCCTCGTCAAGCGCTACCCACCCCGAGACCGTCACGGCACGGCGTTCACCGCGGTCGACGGCATCGACTTCACCCTGCGGCGCGGCGAGTCGTTCGGGTTCCTCGGACCCAACGGCGCGGGCAAGTCGTCGACGATGCGGATGATCGCGTGCGTGTCGCCGCCGACCGGCGGCACGCTGCGGGTGCTCGGCATGGACCCGCGTACCCATGGCCGGCAGATCCGGGCCCGGCTCGGCGTCGTGCCACAGGACGACGCGCTCGACCGCGACCTGACCGTGCTGGAGAACCTGCTCATCTACGGCCGCTATTTCGGGCTGCCCAAGGCGCTCATCACCGAGCGCAGCGGGCAACTGCTGGAGTTCGCCCAGCTCGCCGACCGCGGCGGCGAGCGGGTCGACGCGCTCTCGGGCGGCATGCGGCGGCGACTCACGATCGCCCGGTCGCTGATCAACGAGCCGGAGATCCTGCTCCTCGACGAGCCCACCACCGGGCTCGACCCGCAGGCCCGGCACGTGCTCTGGGATCGGCTGTTCCGGCTCAAGCAGCAGGGCGTCAGCCTGATCCTGACCACGCATTACATGGACGAGGCCGAGCAACTCTGCGACCGGCTGGTCGTGATGGACAAGGGCCGGATCGTCGCGCAGGGCTCGCCGGCCGAGCTGATCGCGGCACACTCCACAAAGGAGGTCCTGGAGCTGCGCTTCGAGATCGGCGAGCAGGACAAGGCGCTGGCGAAACTGCGCGACGCCGAGATCAGCGACCGGCTGGAGGAGCTGCCCGACCGGGTGCTCTGGTATACGGCCGAGGGCGAGGCGGCGCTGGCGGTCGTGCATCAGCTCGGCCTGGTGCCCGCGACGGCGATGGTGCGCCGGGCCAGTCTCGAAGACGTGTTCCTCGCGCTCACCGGCCGGACGCTGGTCGACTGATGGCGACCGCCGACGCGATGGTGTTCCGCGCCTACCACTATTGGATCCTGCGCTATCGACGCACCTGGCGCGGCACGGTGGTGATCAGCATCGCCAACCCGTTGCTGTTCCTGGTGGCGGTCGGGCTTGGCATCGGCCGGCTGGTCGGGCCCGATCCCGCGGCCCTGGGCGGCGTCGACTATCTGGCGTTCTTCGCGCCCGGGATGCTGGCCGCGGCCGCGATGCAGAACGGCATCATCGAGTCGGCGTTCCCGGTGGCGTTCAATCGTGGGCCCGGCGGCGCCTACCCGGTCGCGGCCGGCACGCCGTTGGAACCCGAGGACATCCTGCACGGCCATCTCCTCTTCATGGCGTCGCGGGTGACACTGAGCGCCGCCGTGTTCGCGGCGGTGATGGTCGCGTTCGGTGCGGCCCAGTCGCCGCTGGTGCTGTTGGCGGTGCCGGCGGCGGCCCTCACCGCGATGGCGTTCGCGCTGCCGGCAGCCGCCTGGGCGGTGACACTGCCGGACATCCGGCCGGTGAACGGCATCTTCAAGTGGGTGGTGATGCCGCTCTACCTGTTTTCCGGCACGTTCTTCGCGGTGTCGCAGCTGCCGGAGGCGGTCCGTCCGCTCGTCTACGCGACCCCGCTGTGGCACGGCGTCGACCTGTGCCGCTCGCTGAGCCTCGGCACGGTCTCGTGGCCGCTCGCGATTGTCCACATCGGATATCTCGCTGCCCTCGGCGCCGTCGGATACCTGCTGGCACGCCGCACCTACCGGCGCCACCTCCACGCCTGAAGGGAAGCGAAACCGTGTCGTCCGCTCACTTGATCGTCGTGCGTCACCTCTGGGTCCTGCGCCACGGCCGGCCGTGGAACCTGGTCGTCAACGGCATCTTCGAACCCTTCCTCTATCTCCTCTCCATCGGTGTGGGCATCGGCCAGCTCATCAACGGTGGGTCAGACGCCTCCGCGTATGCGGCCTTCGTGGCGCCGGCCCTGCTCGCGACGTCGGCGATGAACAGCGCGGTCAACGAGACGACCGCCAACGTCTGGTTTCGGGTGCGCTTCGACAAGGTCTACGACGCGATCGTCACGACGCCGATGCGGATCGGCGACATCGCGGTCGGCGAGATCGCCGCGTCGGTGCTCCGCAGCACCCTGTCATCGAGTTGCTTCTTTGTGGTCATCCTGCTGCTCGGCATGGTCCACTCCTGGTGGGCACTACTCGCCGTGCCGGCCGCGATGCTGATCGCATATGCCTTCTCGGCAGCCGGCCTGGCCGCCGCCACCTACATCCGCGAGCCGCACCACCACCAGTATCTGCAACTAATCATGCTGCCGATGTTCCTGTTCGCGACCACGTTCTACCCGCTGTCGATCTACCCGCCCACGCTTCAGGTGCTGGTCGCGGCCCTGCCGCTCTATCAGAGCATTGAGCTCATGCGCGGCCTGACCACCGGTCACCTCGGGGCCGGCATGCTGGCCGCCACCGCCTATCTCCTGGTGCTGGGCATCGGCACGACGTGGCTGGCCCGGCGCCGGCTGGCCGGGTTGTTGCTGAGCTGACATCACCCTCCGTGTCCTCGGCGGCGCTGCCTCGTTTCTTGTGCCGCGGCGCCTGTGGTTGCCGTTCGTTGACCGTGGCGGTAGGACATAGAGACGCATGCTGATCCGGGAGGGCACATGAAGCTCGGAAAGATCGCAGTCGTCGCCGTCGTCATCGCGGCAGGGCTGGTGGTGCCGGGCTCTGCCCCGGCGCTCGCTCATGGTGGTGGCGAACCGCCCAGAAACCCCACCGCCACCGGATATGGCGGAGCGGTCTCGACTGTCGACCCCACCGCCACCGCCGTGGGCCTCGACGTGCTGCGCCGGGGTGGCAACGCCGTGGACGCCGCGGTCGCGGCCGCAGCCACGCTCGGCGTGACCGAGCCGTTCTCCGCGGGCATCGGCGGCGGCGGCTTCTTCGTCTACTACGACGCCAAGACCCGTCGCGTGCACACCATCGACGGGCGCGAGGCGGCACCCCGCGCGATGGGGCAGGACGCGTTCATCAAGGCCGACGGCACGCCGATGGCGTTCCAGGAGGCCCGGATCAGTGGCATTTCGGCCGGCGTACCCGGATCGCTGTTGACCTGGAAGGAAGCCCTTCGCAAGTGGGGCAGCCGCTCGCTCGGCGCGGCGCTGTCGCCGGCGGCCGATGTCGCCCGGCGCGGTTTCACCGTCGACGCGACGTTCCGCCAGCAGATCGCCGACAACTCCGCCCAGTTTGCCCAGTTTGATTCCACGCGTGATCTCTACCTGCCGGGCGGGCAGCCGCCGCTGGTCGGCTCGCGCTTCCGCAACCCGGACCTCGCCGACACCTATGGCGAGATCTCCCGGCGCGGCACGGACGCCTTCTATGAGGGCGCGATCGCCCGCGACATCGTCGCGACCGTGCAGCACCCGCCGGTCGCCGCCGACCCCGCCGTGCCGTGGCAGTTCGAGATCCGCCCGGGCGGGATGACCCTCGCCGACCTCGACCGCTATGACGTGCGGTTTCCCGCGCCGACGAAGTCGGACTATCGCGGCTACACCGTCTATGGCATGTCGACGCCGTCGAGCGGTGGCGTCGCGGTGAGCGAGGCGCTCAATATCCTCGAGCAGTTTGACCTGGCCGGCCTGACCGCCACCGAGGCGCTGCACCTCTATCTCGAGGCCAGCGCGCTCTCGTTCGCCGACCGCAACCGCTATGTCGGCGACTACACCTCGCAGGCTGTGCTCGACGAGTTGGTGCGCGACAAGTTTGCCGCCGAGCGGGCCTGCCAGATCGACCCGACGAAGGCCCTGGTCAAGCCCGTCGCGCCGGGTAGCCCCGATGGCCACTATGGAGGGTGCACCACCGCGACGGCCGTCGCTGACGGTAACCCCGGGCAGAGCACGACCAACCTCACCGTCACCGACAAGTGGGGCAACATCGTCGAATACACCCTGACGATCGAGCAGACCGGCGGCAACGCGATGGTGGTGCCGGGCCGTGGTTTCCTGCTCAACAACGAGATGACCGACTTCAACTTCGCGCAGGCCCCGGGCGCGCCCGCCGACCCCAACCTGCCGGCTCCGGGCAAGCGGCCGCGCTCTTCGATGTCGCCCACGATCGTGTTCGACGACGGCAAGCCCTTCCTGGCGCTCGGCAGCCCCGGCGGCGCGACGATCATCACCACTGTGCTGCAGATCCTCGTCAACCGGATCGACCTGGGAATGACACTGCCCGAGGCGATGGCCGCGCCACGGGCGTCGCAGCGCAACGCCAGCCCCGGACAAGCAGAACCGGCATTCATCACGGCGTATGGCGGTGAGCTGGGCACACTCGGCCAGGCGTTCGCTGCCACGCCCGAGCTCGGCGCGGCGACTGCGATCGAGTTCACCCGACGCGGCCTGATCGCTACGGCCGAGCCGGTTCGCCGTGGTGGCGGCGCGGCGGGCGTCCTTCACAATTCGCACTGAACTCTCCCCCTGACCACCGTGGACGCCGCGGCGACGACTTCGTTCGTCGGCGCGGCGTTCGCTTGTGGTCGCCAAGTCTGGAGGATTGTCAACCGCTCTGGACGGCTGTCCACAGATCAATAGTTATGCACAGCCCCGCTTGCGCGGTCGTCTTCCATCTGCTGAGGGCCTCTACACTGGTGCGCACGGACAGTCACAACAGCCGATGTGCCGGTGCGCCGGTCGTCGGCAGCGACTCGGGCGGTGAGATGAAGCAGTCCAGGGATCGACGCGCTGGTGCGCGACTGCTCGCGACGGTGACGGCCGTGTTGACGGTGGCCACCGTGCCACTGGTCGCCACCCCGGCACACGCCGACACCGTGCGGTCGTTGTCCTGGCACCTCGACTCGCTGCGCATCCCGCGCGCACAAGAGATCACCAAGGGCGCCGGCGTCACGGTCGCGATCGTCGACGGCGGCGTGCAGGCCGACAACCAGGACCTGGTCGGTCAGGTCGTGCCCGGCAAGGCGTTCGCCACCGACGTGGCGCCCGACGGGCGCACCGACCCCGACAAAGACGTCAGCCACGGCACCGGGATGGCCAGCCTCATCGCCGGGCGTGGCGGTGGCACGCAGCGGATGCTCGGCATCGCGCCCGAAGCGAAGATCATGCCCGCCGCGGTCGGCATGGCTGCGGAGACGATGCCAGAGGCCATCCGCTGGGCGGCCGATCAGCATGTCGGGGTGATCAGCGTCTCGATGGAGCCCTTGTCACCGGTCGTGTCCCCGCTGCTTTTTCAAGCCATCGCCTACGCGCAGCAGCGCGACGTCGTGGTGGTGGCGAGCGCCGGCAACAAGGGCGAAGACTCGCTGAGCCAACTCGCCGCCCAGCCCGGGGTGGTCTCGGTCGCCGCCACCGACCGCAAGGGCAAGGTCTGGAGTGGCTCCAGCCGCGGCCATGAGCTCGCGGTCGCCGCGCCCGGCGTGCAGGTCATCATGTCGGTCAACGCGGCGTCGTCGCCCAACGGCTACGGCGTCGGCGACGGCACCAGCCCGGCCACCGCCATCGTGGCCGGAGTGGTCGCGCTGATCCGCGCACGCTTCCCCGACCTCGACGCCGCCAACGTCATCAACCGACTGATCAAAACTACGACGGACAAGGGCCAGAAGGGCCGGGATCCCTACTACGGCTTCGGCATCATCGACCCGGTCAAGGCGTTGACCGCCAACATCCCGCCAGTCGACGCCAACCCACTGGGGGTCGCGGCACCGGTGCCGGCCGACTCGGCCAGCCCGGGTGCCGGCAACGACAACGGTGATGACGGTGATTCGTCCGCGGCGATCAAGGTCCACGCCGACTGGGGCAGCCTCCTGCTCTACGGTCTCGGCTGCCTGGCGGTCGTCGTTGTCATCGTCGTGTTGCTCGTCTGGCTCGGTCGCCGCCGGCGCCGCCACGGTCCTAATCCGCCGCCCGGCGTGCCAGGTGGGCCGGCGCAGCAACACATGCCGCCCCCGCCGGGCCAATGGACCGGGCCGCCGCCGGGTGCGCCGGGTTCGATGCCGCCCGGATACGTCTCGCCGCAACGGCAGCAGCCGCATTACCCGCCAGCGCCGCAGCAGCCGGGCTACGGACCGCCGCCGCCGCAACCGTCCTATGGGCCACCGCCGGCGCAACCTACCTACGGACCGCCTGGTGGCGCGGGTTCGAGGCCGCATCAGCTGCAATACCCGCCGCCAGCGCCGCCGGGATACGGCCAGCCACCGACCGAACAGCGGCAACCACCGCCAACGAGTGACCGGTAAAGTACGCATTGACGTTCGGCACCATCGATGGCTGCCGAGACCTGGGGAGTAGCCATGGGGGACAAGTTCGAGTCCGGCAACTCGGAATTCGACTCGCAGGTCGACAGCTACAAGCGCATCGACCAGAACACCGTGGAGGTCCACCTCAAGGACGGCACGGTCATGACGGTCGACAACAACGGCGACCGGATCAGCACGAAGGCCGACATCCCGTTCCAGCCCGACATGCGGATGGAGTCGGACAACGTCGGCACCTCACGGCCCGATGTCGCGCCGGCCGGGCTGACCGAGGACGCTCCGGGTGCCAAGACCGGTGTCGACCTCGAGTCCCTGGAGAGCACCCAGAAATACCTGCGCGACCAGGCCGACTACCTCAGCCGCCTCTACTACGCGATGCCGGGCATCAAGGAGAAGATCGACGGTCCGGCCAGCGCCGGTGCTGGAACGTCGTCGCTGGGCGCGTTCGAAGGCGCGCTGCAGATCCAGCAGAAGCACAACCTGCTCTACGAGTCGTTCCGCACGTCGATCAAGAACACCGTGGAGAAGCTGCGCGACACCGCTGACGCACTTGGCAAGATCAAGGAAAACTACGCTGCCGCTGAAGAGCGCAACGCGCTCACCGCGCAGCAGTGGAGCTCGATCTTCAACGACGCGTCGGCGACGCAACACCAGGTCTAGGAAGTCTGCCAAGGGGGAGGTAAGAGCAGATGCCTGCTCTCGACTGGACGACCATGGTCAACCAGGTGGTCGTCGCCGGCCGTCCCGGCGACGTGGAGGACGCCGCTCTCGGTTGGCAGGAGTTGGTCGGCAATGTCCGCGACGTCTCCACCGCGCTCGAGCGCGATCTCAAGGGGATCGACGCGTTCTGGACGGGCAAAGCGGCCGACGCCTTCACCGAGAAGGTCAAAGGTCTGAGCAAGGAACTCAAGGTGGTCTCCGATAGTGCGGCGCCGGAAGGCGGCGCCGGCATCGTCGACACCCTCCGGACCGCGGCCCAAGACCTCCAGAAGGCCCAGGCGGCGATGCCGATCCCGGCAACGATGATCGGCGACGTCATGGCTGCCCGCGACGCCAGCGTCTTCATCGGCCCCGGCGTGCTCGAGACCGAGCTCAAGTCCGGCTTCTTCAACTCCGCGCCGATGCAGTTGGCCGGCTGGTTGACCGACCAGTTCCGGTCCCTGCTGACCGACGTGGAAGGCGACGCGCGCGAGGCCTACGACGCGGTCAACACGCAACACGAGAGCACGGCCGACCGGGCACCGGGCGCAGCGCCAGTTGGCGGTGTAGACGTCCCCAAGGTCACCACTCCCGACCTGGGCGGTGGCGGCCCGGGCGCCGGCCCCGGCGGCATCCCAGACCTGGGTGGCGCCCCGGCCGGTGCCGGTGGCGGCATCCCTGATGTCGGTGGCGGCGGCAGCGGCGTCGGCAAAATGCCGGGCCTGCTCGACGGCTCACCGATCGACAAGCCCACCAGCCCTGACCTCGACGGCTACAAGCCAGGTTCCGGCCTCGCCGGCGCGGGCGGCGGCCTGACCACCGGCACCCCCTCTGGCCTGGGCGCCGGCGGCCTGGGCGGTGGCGGTCTCGGTGGCGCGGGCGGCGGCGCCGGCCTGGGCAGTGCGGGCGGCGGCCTCGGCGGAGCTGGCGGCTTGGGCCGCATCCCGGGCGGCGGCTCCCTCGGCAAGCCCATCACCCCCGGCCTCGCCGGCATGGGTGGCGGCCTGGCCGGCCGCGGCGCCGGCGGCGGCAAGCTGGGCAGCGGCGGCATGGCAGGCATGGGCGGCATCGGCGGCGGCGCAGGCGGCGGCCGAGGCACCGGTTCGACCCGCGGCGCCGGCGCTGGCATGGCCGGCATCGGCGGCGCCGGTGCTGGTGCCGGCAAGGGCGCGGGCGGCCGCGGAACCGGCCTGGGCGGTGCCCGCGGCGCGGGCGCCGGCGGCGGCATGGCTGGCATGGGCGGTGGAGCGGGTGCCGGCAAGGGCGGCGCTGCGGGCCGCGGTGCCGCTGGTCGAGGTGCGGGCTTCGCCGGCGGAGCCGGCGCGGGCGGAAACGCCTATGGCGACGAAGACGAATACGACAGCTGGCTCTACGAAGACGAGAACGTGTGGAACGAGGGCACCGACGTCCCCCCGCCCCCGGTTCTCGGGAACTGACCGACCGAGCCCACCCCATGGCCCATCAACAGCAAACCCCGAGTGCCCGGCCCGCCACGGCGGCGCCGGGCACAGCGCCGACCGCGGACCACGCGACAACCCGCGGCTTCGGTGGCGGCGGATCAAACGACGAGCGTGGGCGGAGCGTCGGGGAAGGTCTAGGCACCGCCGTGCAACCACAGGTGGCCCTAGGCCGCCCAAATCCCCTGGCGCCCGTCGCCGCACCGCCACCGCGGGTGGCGGCCGGCCGGCTGAGCCGCGTCGTGCGATCGGCGGCGGGTGCCGCTGTCGTGGGGTTGGTGGCGTCCGTTGTCGCGGTTGGTGTGGCGCCGCAGGGTGCGGCGGCTGCCGCCGGTCACGCGGCGGTCCGGGCACCGGCATGTGTCCCCAATCCCACCGAGGGTGGGCCGATGACGCAGACACCGTGGCCGCTGCAGCAGATGCGGCCGGATCTGGCATGGCCGATCAGCGAGGGTGCCGGGATCACGGTCGCGGTCATCGACTCGGGTGTGTCGGCCACCCACCCGGCGTTGGCCGGCAGGGTCCTTCAAGGACGCGACTTCTTGGTTCCGTCCACTCGCGGCCAGTGTGACGAGGCCGCACACGGCACCATCGTCGCCGGGGTGATCGCCGGGCAGAAGCCGGAAGGGTCGGTGTTCACCGGCATCGCGCCGAAGGCCAAGATCCTGCCGATCCGGGTGCTGAAGAGCACGGGCAAGGAACAGGGTGCCACCCCGGGGGCGCACATCGTCTCGGCGATCGACTGGGCCGTCGGCAAGGACGTCGACGTCATCAACCTGTCGCTGACGACCGACCCGACACCGGCGCTGGAGCGGGCGATCAAAAACGCGCTCGACCACGGCGTCGTGGTCGTGGCAGCGGCCGGCAACGACGGTGGCAGCAACGGCACCGAGCAGTCCGCCTACCCGGCGGCCTACGACGGAGTGATCGCCGTCGCCGGCATCGACAAGGACGGGCACCACGTTGCCACGTCGACGTCCGGTGCCTACGTGGACGTCGCCGCCCCTGGCGCCGATGTCGACGGCCCGATCCCGCACGACGACGGTTACCTCCGCTTCACGGAGGGCGGGACCAGCTTCGCCGCCGCCTATGTGTCGGGGCTTGCCGCGCTGCTCCGCTCCGCGAATCCGAAGCTCACACCGGCTCAGGTCCTCGAGCGGATCACCACGACCGCCGATCATCCGCCGGAGGGCCGCAACAACCAGGTGGGGTACGGCGTGATCAACCCCTACCGGGCCCTGACCGCGATCCCGGGCGCGAGCAAGCCATCGCCGGCACCGCAGGCCCTCGCCCCGGTCACGCTGCCAAAGGACCCGATGGGCAACACCCGCGTGATCGCGACCTGGACCGCCACTGCGCTCGCCGGCGTGGCCTTGGTGATCGCCCTGGTCGCCGCGGTGCTCCGGCGCACCCGCCGGCGAGGTCTTCCCGTCGACGGGGCGGCCCCCGCTCTATCCGCCGGTCGCGCTTCCAAGGGCCGCGGTGGTCAGCCGTCGACCGCGCAGGTCACGGCGCCGAAGGTCCGCAGCCGCGGCGGTGGCCCGGCCCGAGCCGGAGCGATGGCTGGATCCGGATCGGCACAGGGCCAGCCGGCACAACGGCAACCAAGCCAGCACGTGGGAAGCCACGCCACCTCGCCCAACTTCAGCGGCCGAGCTCAAGTCCCGCCTCGCTGAGGTTCACATCGCCAGCCATGGAGGCCCCGTCCTGCGGACGTCGACCGGCGCTTGGTCCTCGGCCCTGTCATCAAGTCCCGCCTCGCTGAGGTTCACATCGCCAGGCCATGGAGGCCCTGTCCTGCGGACGTCGACCGGCGCTTGGTCCTCGCCCCTGTCATGCCGCGCACCCGTGTTCAACGACGTTCGGCTCGATTTCTCCGCTCAGGCGTGGGATCTGGCCTGCGTCGCGGCTTCAGGCGGCAGCGATGCGGTCGTTGCGGCTGCGGGCGGCGCGCGACCGCGCCAAATCCGTCAACGGCGACTCCGTGGCCGCTCGGCCTCGCTGGCAGCCTGCTTGAACAAGAGCGATCTGCGGCGGCGACGCGCCATAGTCCATTGTGGATGACCGGATAGACCACCGGCACGGGATCGTGCAGGTCGTCGGCGAAGGCACTGGAGGCCACCCCGCACCGCCGAACGAAGGCGACCGACTGGCAGAGCGCGGCCTAATCCACAGCGCGCCAAGTTGATCAGCGCCAGCCGGAAAGCGCAGCGCGGCCTGGGCATTTG
This genomic interval from Asanoa ferruginea contains the following:
- a CDS encoding discoidin domain-containing protein, with the protein product MAVSRRRFVTSVAAGSALAAISTTELAAVLASPASAASPPGDVVGKISVGYQGWFACPGDGAPIGGWWHWSRDRFQPPSPSNTTIVSWPDMREFTRAYTTAYPNLGNGQPAQLFSSYDDQTVDTHFKWMQQYNVDTAALQRFNPVSDEGPTRDAMAQKVRAAAERYSRKFYIMYDVTSWTNMQSEIKTDWTTKMSAHTASSAYARQNGKPVVCIWGFGFNDSGRPFAPAPCLDVINWFKAQGCYVIGGVPTYWRQGINDSRAGFSEVYHAFNMISPWMVGRTGDLAGLDSFYTNVNIPDQADCNANGIDYQPCVMPGDLSSGHRRHGDFYWRHIYNMIRVGAAGLYVSMFDEFNEGNQIAKTSETQATTPAGANIRSLDEDGTFCSSDYYLRITADGGRMLKGQLALTATRPTQPTTGTPPDPPTGNLALNKPTSASSQNGGFVAGNAVDANVGSYWESANSAFPQWLQVDLGTAVQVNRVVLKLPPGWETRTQTILIQGSTNGSQWGTLAPSAGVTFNPASGNSVTLPVLASLARYVRLTINGNTAWPAAQISQLEVYGGIVDPGGPPTAPGNLTVTGKTTTSVSLSWTASTDDTGVVGYDVRQGNTVVGSPTGTSYTVNALTPNTSYSFSVVARDTAGNVSSSSNVVTTTTNAPPANTNLALGKPTAESGHTQSYGSGNVVDGDANSYWESPNNAFPQWVQVDLGAATSVGRVVLKLPPPAAWQTRTQTLSIQGSTNGSSWSTLSASAGRVFNPATGNAVTVSFTATSTRYVRVNVTGNTGWPAGQLSELEVYAS
- a CDS encoding ABC transporter ATP-binding protein, which gives rise to MPDVLVEAAGLVKRYPPRDRHGTAFTAVDGIDFTLRRGESFGFLGPNGAGKSSTMRMIACVSPPTGGTLRVLGMDPRTHGRQIRARLGVVPQDDALDRDLTVLENLLIYGRYFGLPKALITERSGQLLEFAQLADRGGERVDALSGGMRRRLTIARSLINEPEILLLDEPTTGLDPQARHVLWDRLFRLKQQGVSLILTTHYMDEAEQLCDRLVVMDKGRIVAQGSPAELIAAHSTKEVLELRFEIGEQDKALAKLRDAEISDRLEELPDRVLWYTAEGEAALAVVHQLGLVPATAMVRRASLEDVFLALTGRTLVD
- a CDS encoding ABC transporter permease, producing the protein MATADAMVFRAYHYWILRYRRTWRGTVVISIANPLLFLVAVGLGIGRLVGPDPAALGGVDYLAFFAPGMLAAAAMQNGIIESAFPVAFNRGPGGAYPVAAGTPLEPEDILHGHLLFMASRVTLSAAVFAAVMVAFGAAQSPLVLLAVPAAALTAMAFALPAAAWAVTLPDIRPVNGIFKWVVMPLYLFSGTFFAVSQLPEAVRPLVYATPLWHGVDLCRSLSLGTVSWPLAIVHIGYLAALGAVGYLLARRTYRRHLHA
- a CDS encoding ABC transporter permease, which produces MSSAHLIVVRHLWVLRHGRPWNLVVNGIFEPFLYLLSIGVGIGQLINGGSDASAYAAFVAPALLATSAMNSAVNETTANVWFRVRFDKVYDAIVTTPMRIGDIAVGEIAASVLRSTLSSSCFFVVILLLGMVHSWWALLAVPAAMLIAYAFSAAGLAAATYIREPHHHQYLQLIMLPMFLFATTFYPLSIYPPTLQVLVAALPLYQSIELMRGLTTGHLGAGMLAATAYLLVLGIGTTWLARRRLAGLLLS
- the ggt gene encoding gamma-glutamyltransferase yields the protein MKLGKIAVVAVVIAAGLVVPGSAPALAHGGGEPPRNPTATGYGGAVSTVDPTATAVGLDVLRRGGNAVDAAVAAAATLGVTEPFSAGIGGGGFFVYYDAKTRRVHTIDGREAAPRAMGQDAFIKADGTPMAFQEARISGISAGVPGSLLTWKEALRKWGSRSLGAALSPAADVARRGFTVDATFRQQIADNSAQFAQFDSTRDLYLPGGQPPLVGSRFRNPDLADTYGEISRRGTDAFYEGAIARDIVATVQHPPVAADPAVPWQFEIRPGGMTLADLDRYDVRFPAPTKSDYRGYTVYGMSTPSSGGVAVSEALNILEQFDLAGLTATEALHLYLEASALSFADRNRYVGDYTSQAVLDELVRDKFAAERACQIDPTKALVKPVAPGSPDGHYGGCTTATAVADGNPGQSTTNLTVTDKWGNIVEYTLTIEQTGGNAMVVPGRGFLLNNEMTDFNFAQAPGAPADPNLPAPGKRPRSSMSPTIVFDDGKPFLALGSPGGATIITTVLQILVNRIDLGMTLPEAMAAPRASQRNASPGQAEPAFITAYGGELGTLGQAFAATPELGAATAIEFTRRGLIATAEPVRRGGGAAGVLHNSH